In one window of bacterium DNA:
- a CDS encoding glycosyltransferase: protein MMQQIDAYAPITGKDVIEQLRQLAEPLKGMKVVHVNSTRMGGGVAEILHKMVPLMNDLGLETSWEVIEGNEDFYQCTKSFHNAMQGNQVHIPDDLLKNYEKVNAENAEKLRPALEDADVVIIHDPQPAPLLKHFPDRKGIWIWRCHIDASHPYRPVWKYLRPFLEDYDASIWSLSDFAQPLPHPQYLIPPSIDPLSDKNIDLAEEEIADVRSRFGIDPERALITQVSRYDRFKDPVGVIEAYKLAKRFTPGLQLVLAGGSASDDPEGEAVLNDVYAAADDDPDVKILLLPSDANRTINALQRASDIVLQKSTREGFGLTVTEAMWKARPVIGGNTGGIRLQVINHHTGFLVSTPEGAALRTRYLLNKPELRQHMGEKAQSFVRDHFLLTRHLGEYLTIMVILAKGHGDRVEL from the coding sequence CTGATGCAGCAGATTGATGCTTATGCCCCCATCACGGGCAAAGACGTAATCGAACAGCTCCGCCAGCTGGCGGAGCCTCTCAAGGGAATGAAAGTCGTGCATGTAAATTCCACTCGCATGGGCGGCGGTGTCGCGGAAATCCTTCACAAGATGGTGCCGCTCATGAATGATCTCGGTCTCGAGACATCGTGGGAGGTCATCGAGGGAAACGAAGATTTCTACCAGTGCACCAAAAGTTTCCACAACGCGATGCAGGGCAACCAGGTGCACATTCCGGATGACCTGCTGAAAAACTATGAAAAGGTCAATGCCGAAAACGCGGAGAAGCTGCGTCCCGCGCTCGAGGATGCGGACGTCGTCATCATCCATGATCCACAGCCGGCGCCGCTCCTGAAGCATTTCCCCGACCGCAAGGGCATATGGATCTGGCGCTGCCATATCGATGCGAGTCATCCCTACAGGCCCGTGTGGAAATATCTGCGTCCCTTTCTCGAAGATTATGACGCGAGTATATGGTCGCTCTCCGATTTCGCGCAGCCGCTGCCGCATCCGCAGTACCTTATTCCACCCTCCATCGATCCGCTGAGCGACAAGAATATCGATCTGGCTGAAGAGGAGATCGCCGATGTGCGTTCGCGGTTCGGTATCGATCCCGAGCGGGCGCTGATCACGCAGGTCAGCCGCTACGATCGCTTCAAGGATCCGGTCGGTGTTATTGAAGCCTACAAACTGGCGAAGCGCTTTACGCCCGGACTGCAGCTGGTTCTCGCCGGCGGCAGTGCATCAGACGATCCGGAAGGCGAAGCGGTACTCAATGATGTATACGCTGCGGCGGATGATGATCCCGACGTAAAAATCCTCCTGCTGCCATCCGACGCCAATCGCACCATCAACGCGCTGCAGCGCGCGAGTGATATCGTCCTGCAGAAATCCACGCGTGAAGGATTCGGTCTCACTGTGACCGAGGCCATGTGGAAAGCGCGTCCCGTGATCGGCGGCAACACCGGCGGCATCCGCCTCCAGGTCATCAATCACCACACCGGTTTTCTCGTCTCCACGCCGGAAGGCGCTGCGCTGCGCACACGCTATCTGCTCAACAAACCGGAGCTTCGTCAGCACATGGGAGAGAAGGCGCAGTCCTTCGTCCGTGACCATTTTCTGCTTACTCGCCACCTCGGAGAGTATCTCACCATCATGGTCATTCTAGCGAAAGGACACGGCGACCGCGTGGAGCTGTGA
- the otsB gene encoding trehalose-phosphatase produces MAKQRNIDGVLRALQPTVDLRGFEHMLLRSSLRMLLLDYDGTLAPFVTQRDQAVPYPGIRELLSRIIADPRNRVVIISGRAVADLKPLLAIDPLPEIWGSHGWERLMRDGSYEAPPFPDAVIEMFDEEWQWLLEHFDAAQLERKPASVALHWRGLEPARQKKLEREARRKWRPLGESEQFEVHAFDGGLELRAAGRNKGDAVRTLLGEVGEDVPIAYFGDDQTDEDAFKALKGRGLRILVRPEVRDTEADIHCVPPEGLHTLLQLWNSSHV; encoded by the coding sequence ATGGCAAAGCAGCGGAACATCGACGGCGTATTACGCGCCCTGCAGCCGACCGTGGATCTCCGCGGCTTCGAGCATATGCTGCTGCGCAGCAGTCTTCGCATGCTCCTGCTCGATTACGACGGGACCCTGGCACCGTTCGTCACACAGCGTGACCAGGCCGTCCCGTATCCCGGTATCCGCGAGCTGCTTTCCAGGATCATCGCCGACCCGCGCAATCGTGTCGTGATTATCAGCGGACGTGCGGTCGCGGATCTCAAACCTCTGCTCGCCATCGATCCGCTGCCCGAGATCTGGGGCTCCCACGGCTGGGAACGGCTCATGCGTGACGGCAGCTATGAAGCACCTCCGTTTCCCGACGCAGTCATCGAGATGTTCGATGAAGAGTGGCAATGGCTGCTCGAACACTTCGACGCTGCCCAGCTCGAAAGAAAACCCGCATCCGTTGCTCTGCACTGGCGCGGACTCGAGCCTGCCCGTCAGAAAAAACTCGAGCGGGAAGCCCGCAGAAAATGGCGTCCCCTCGGCGAAAGTGAGCAGTTCGAAGTGCATGCCTTCGATGGCGGACTGGAATTGCGTGCCGCCGGGCGCAACAAGGGAGATGCCGTACGCACGCTCCTCGGGGAGGTTGGAGAGGATGTGCCCATCGCATACTTTGGGGATGACCAGACGGACGAGGACGCCTTCAAAGCGCTGAAAGGCCGCGGACTTCGCATCCTTGTACGACCTGAAGTCCGTGACACCGAAGCGGATATTCACTGCGTCCCGCCCGAAGGTCTCCACACCTTATTACAGCTCTGGAACAGCAGTCATGTTTGA
- a CDS encoding mechanosensitive ion channel family protein: MRLAKRTVTDLDDMFAGLFSKISLFVLIVVGLYAGSLWLSLPAKAHDIIHHALFAASIIQAAFWGNSIIYYLINKTTRLREYEDASAKTTLSVLGFLSKLVLWSVVLLIILDNIGFNITTLIASLGIGGIAVALAAQSILAELFASLSIAVDKPFVIGDFIIIDSFLGIVEKIGMRTTHIRSLGGELIVFSNTDLLSSRIRNYQRMEERRILFVIGVVYGTPADQVEAIPSMVREIIEQDEMTRFDRGHFKEYGASSLNFEFVYYVLSREYNVFMDTQQRINMSIYRKFEEEGIEFAYPTQTIHLRQAAADDSGKTKTVLQKKNAEQTNTSPEQTSS; encoded by the coding sequence ATGCGTCTTGCGAAGCGTACGGTGACGGATCTCGATGACATGTTTGCGGGACTGTTCAGCAAAATCAGTCTCTTCGTGCTCATCGTGGTCGGTTTATACGCCGGATCACTCTGGCTGTCGCTCCCCGCCAAAGCACATGATATCATCCATCATGCACTGTTCGCTGCGAGCATCATCCAGGCCGCGTTCTGGGGAAACAGCATCATCTACTATCTGATCAACAAGACGACGCGTCTGCGGGAGTACGAGGATGCCTCGGCGAAAACCACACTGAGCGTGCTGGGCTTCCTCAGCAAACTCGTGCTGTGGTCGGTCGTATTGCTCATCATTCTCGACAATATCGGCTTCAATATTACCACGCTCATCGCCAGCCTCGGCATCGGTGGCATCGCCGTGGCACTTGCCGCGCAGAGCATACTTGCAGAACTGTTCGCTTCGCTCTCCATTGCAGTAGACAAACCGTTCGTGATTGGTGATTTCATCATCATTGACAGTTTCCTCGGTATCGTGGAAAAAATCGGTATGCGGACCACGCACATCCGCAGCCTCGGTGGCGAACTGATCGTGTTTTCAAACACCGATCTGCTGAGCAGCCGCATTCGCAACTACCAGCGCATGGAGGAACGCCGCATCCTGTTCGTGATCGGCGTGGTATACGGCACACCCGCCGATCAGGTCGAAGCCATTCCCTCCATGGTGAGGGAAATCATCGAACAGGACGAAATGACGCGCTTCGATCGCGGTCATTTCAAAGAGTACGGTGCATCGTCGCTGAACTTCGAATTCGTCTACTACGTCCTCTCTCGGGAATACAACGTGTTCATGGATACGCAGCAGCGCATCAACATGAGCATTTACCGCAAGTTCGAGGAAGAAGGTATCGAGTTCGCCTATCCGACGCAGACCATCCATCTCCGACAGGCCGCGGCGGACGACAGCGGGAAGACGAAGACCGTCCTGCAGAAGAAAAACGCTGAACAAACGAACACATCGCCTGAACAGACATCATCATGA
- a CDS encoding trehalose-6-phosphate synthase produces MNEKTEQHDQVERLIIVSNRLPVVFRREEGVLNWRPGSGGLVTALAPVLRDRGGVWIGWSGLSSEDQEEVNDALSESSAATGYELEAVPLTAEELELYYHGFANEVLWPLFHDLQSHCNFRPEYWHSFQKVNSKFARHIHRATRRGDYIWIHDYHLINVGAELRALDVHSPLGFFLHIPFPPPDIFMKMPWRFNILHALLSYDLVGFQTMRDKRNFVQCVRLLLKDVIVRNAGGFHICAIEHREVRVGVFPISIDHREFERRARSQEVSEAAWYIHEDLPHQQIILGIDRLDYTKGIPYRLEAFRNALRRFPELIESMTLVQVVVPSRTDIPKYHDLKVEIERLVSEINGEFTRSGWVPIHYIFRHLTRTELLAYYRTAEIALITPIKDGMNLVAKEFCASNIEENGVLVLSEFAGAVAQLHKQAILVNPYDVEGMAEALRDAFSMNYEERGRRMRLLRATVARYDIYRWVESFLNAAFSRHLNDYPVVAEYIPPMNDNDYGTSV; encoded by the coding sequence ATGAACGAGAAAACAGAACAACACGACCAGGTCGAGCGGCTGATTATCGTATCAAACCGCCTGCCCGTGGTATTTCGCAGGGAGGAAGGTGTGCTCAACTGGCGTCCGGGATCCGGTGGACTCGTGACCGCGCTGGCCCCTGTTCTGCGGGATCGGGGTGGTGTCTGGATAGGCTGGTCAGGGCTGTCTTCCGAAGACCAGGAAGAGGTCAACGATGCACTCAGTGAATCCTCTGCCGCCACGGGATATGAGCTCGAGGCGGTTCCGCTCACAGCGGAAGAACTGGAGCTTTACTATCACGGTTTCGCCAATGAAGTGCTCTGGCCGCTGTTCCACGATCTGCAGTCGCACTGCAACTTCCGTCCCGAGTACTGGCACTCCTTTCAGAAGGTCAACAGCAAGTTCGCGCGGCATATTCACCGCGCAACGCGCAGAGGCGACTACATCTGGATTCACGACTATCACCTGATCAACGTCGGCGCCGAGCTGCGAGCGCTCGATGTCCATTCCCCTCTCGGATTTTTCCTGCACATCCCCTTTCCGCCTCCCGACATTTTCATGAAGATGCCGTGGCGTTTCAACATCCTGCACGCACTGCTCAGTTACGACCTTGTGGGCTTTCAGACCATGCGTGACAAACGCAATTTCGTGCAATGTGTTCGCCTGCTGCTCAAGGACGTCATCGTACGCAATGCAGGAGGTTTTCATATCTGCGCCATCGAGCATCGCGAGGTGCGTGTGGGCGTGTTTCCGATCAGCATCGACCACAGGGAATTCGAACGCCGGGCGCGCAGTCAGGAGGTCTCCGAGGCCGCCTGGTATATTCATGAGGATCTTCCCCATCAGCAGATCATCCTGGGCATCGACAGGCTCGACTACACCAAGGGCATCCCGTACAGGCTCGAGGCTTTTCGCAACGCCCTGCGGCGTTTCCCCGAACTCATCGAGAGCATGACGCTGGTCCAGGTCGTCGTTCCCAGCCGCACCGACATCCCGAAATACCATGACCTGAAAGTGGAAATCGAGCGACTCGTCAGTGAGATCAACGGGGAATTCACACGCTCGGGCTGGGTGCCCATTCACTATATCTTCCGGCACCTGACGCGCACGGAACTCCTCGCGTATTATCGAACGGCGGAGATCGCACTTATTACGCCGATCAAGGATGGCATGAATCTCGTTGCCAAGGAATTCTGCGCGTCCAACATCGAGGAGAACGGCGTACTCGTGCTCAGCGAATTCGCCGGTGCCGTGGCACAGCTTCACAAGCAGGCCATCCTGGTCAATCCCTACGACGTGGAAGGAATGGCGGAAGCACTGCGCGACGCGTTCAGCATGAATTACGAAGAACGCGGCAGACGCATGCGCCTGCTTCGGGCCACCGTGGCACGGTACGATATATACCGCTGGGTCGAATCCTTCCTCAATGCGGCGTTTTCCCGGCACCTGAACGACTATCCCGTTGTGGCCGAGTACATTCCACCGATGAATGACAACGATTACGGAACGTCCGTATAG
- the dapF gene encoding diaminopimelate epimerase yields the protein MRSIHFTKAEGAQNDFVIVDDRDGMIDEELRRRFSIWSSHRRKGVGSDGSIFIDRSATHDFVMAFYNPDGSVGSMCGNGGRCAALFAERNGIAGNDMRFEVLGRSYHAVVDGSNIRLAFPPPEEISREITLQWEGEACSLDFIDTGAPHALLFASALPSVLRRLLQDVDMQRVGTALRHHEHFAPRGCNVNVLEAGEDGVFSIRTFEKGVEAETEACGTGTLAAGMAAHLRLGTAPPIRLRTHGGDVLTVHFSPGDWPQDDPRYFAEGLVLEGPAHLVFDGCVTLPDM from the coding sequence ATGCGCAGCATTCATTTCACAAAGGCAGAAGGCGCCCAGAACGATTTCGTGATTGTCGATGATCGCGATGGCATGATCGACGAGGAACTCCGCCGCCGTTTCAGCATCTGGTCATCACACCGCCGCAAAGGCGTCGGCTCTGACGGCAGCATTTTCATTGACCGTTCCGCCACGCACGATTTCGTGATGGCGTTCTACAATCCCGATGGATCCGTCGGCAGCATGTGCGGAAACGGGGGACGCTGTGCAGCCCTGTTCGCTGAGCGAAATGGCATCGCCGGAAACGACATGCGCTTTGAAGTGCTCGGACGCAGTTATCATGCGGTCGTTGACGGCAGCAACATTCGCCTCGCATTTCCTCCGCCAGAAGAAATTTCCAGGGAAATCACGTTGCAATGGGAAGGGGAAGCGTGCTCACTCGACTTTATCGATACCGGAGCGCCACACGCGCTGCTCTTTGCTTCAGCACTGCCGTCGGTGCTGCGCCGGTTGCTGCAGGACGTCGACATGCAGCGTGTCGGAACGGCTCTACGGCATCATGAGCACTTCGCCCCCCGCGGCTGCAACGTGAACGTACTGGAAGCCGGTGAAGACGGTGTGTTTTCCATCCGCACGTTTGAAAAAGGTGTGGAGGCGGAAACGGAAGCATGCGGCACTGGTACACTGGCAGCCGGTATGGCTGCACATCTGCGGCTGGGCACCGCTCCACCGATCCGGCTTCGGACGCACGGCGGGGATGTGCTCACGGTGCATTTTTCACCGGGGGACTGGCCACAGGACGATCCGCGATACTTCGCTGAAGGACTCGTGCTCGAAGGACCCGCGCACCTCGTCTTCGATGGCTGCGTAACCCTGCCGGACATGTGA
- a CDS encoding DUF3459 domain-containing protein, which produces MNARMVWRLAALPLLMLLTSALQENRTAGKDDHMEPYYQSLNGVWNFRVDPDDVGVSNRWFDGFPADAPYDTLRVPGFWDQLGDLAEYDGYGWYLRHFDVDADSTLRYALVFEAVDDNADIWLNGMRVGSHIGYGRRFTVDITNAMRARKNLLAVRVEDLGGPGGIMGNVALRSYRREGELLESRFHHRKPVESADWVRDAVLYEVFPRAFSEEGSFRAVEQRLPEIKELGATVIWLMPIHPIGELKRKGTLGSPYSIRDYYAINPEYGTMEDFRSLLARTHELGMHLIIDLVINHTSWDHPFINEHPAWYARNSKGEIVSPNVDWYDIAQLDFNNQALREYMMEMMMYWVRDVGVDGFRCDYSDMIPHDFWSEAIEALREVKPVMLLAEGANPQLHVNAFDISYAWNTYDILHPMLEGELPISQFAVTMQREFYQYPVGALHLRFIVNHDKHKEDNPAVTWLGVRESRSCAVLVSLLPGVPLIYNGQEVGNDRQIGLFEKEVIDWEDAHGLRPFYTELTSVRREHEVLRRGEYRPLALVGNEQVVAYVRSYGGRDMVVAVNLTDEAARVALPMPANCAGVPVMLDGCRLLDEVKGEWEMEPWGYVVLR; this is translated from the coding sequence ATGAATGCAAGAATGGTATGGCGGCTCGCTGCACTGCCCCTGCTTATGCTGCTCACATCGGCGCTGCAGGAAAACCGGACAGCGGGGAAGGACGATCATATGGAACCTTACTATCAGTCGTTGAACGGTGTCTGGAATTTCCGCGTCGATCCGGATGACGTGGGTGTCTCGAACCGCTGGTTCGACGGTTTCCCGGCGGACGCACCGTACGATACGCTCCGCGTGCCGGGCTTCTGGGATCAGCTCGGTGATCTCGCAGAGTACGACGGCTATGGCTGGTATCTCCGCCATTTCGACGTTGATGCCGACAGCACTTTGCGCTATGCCCTGGTATTCGAGGCGGTCGATGACAACGCGGATATCTGGCTCAATGGCATGCGTGTGGGTTCGCATATCGGGTATGGCAGGCGATTCACCGTGGATATCACCAATGCCATGCGAGCGCGAAAGAACCTTCTTGCTGTGCGCGTCGAAGACCTGGGCGGACCCGGAGGCATTATGGGGAACGTCGCATTGCGTTCATACAGGCGTGAAGGGGAATTGCTGGAAAGCCGCTTCCATCATAGGAAGCCGGTGGAAAGTGCCGACTGGGTCCGGGATGCGGTGCTGTACGAGGTTTTCCCCCGCGCGTTTTCCGAGGAAGGAAGTTTTCGCGCAGTTGAGCAGCGCCTGCCGGAAATCAAGGAACTCGGCGCAACCGTGATCTGGCTCATGCCCATTCATCCCATTGGAGAGCTGAAACGCAAGGGTACGCTCGGTTCCCCGTATTCGATCAGGGATTACTACGCGATCAATCCTGAATACGGGACGATGGAGGATTTTCGCTCATTGCTCGCGCGCACGCATGAACTGGGGATGCACCTTATCATCGACCTGGTCATCAACCATACCTCATGGGATCATCCCTTCATCAACGAACATCCCGCGTGGTACGCACGCAACAGCAAAGGGGAAATCGTTTCACCCAATGTGGACTGGTACGATATCGCCCAGCTGGATTTCAATAACCAGGCACTGCGTGAATACATGATGGAAATGATGATGTACTGGGTCCGCGACGTCGGTGTTGACGGATTTCGCTGTGACTATTCCGACATGATCCCGCATGATTTCTGGAGTGAGGCCATCGAGGCGCTGCGCGAGGTCAAACCCGTCATGCTGCTTGCGGAAGGAGCAAACCCGCAGTTGCATGTCAATGCGTTCGATATCTCGTATGCCTGGAATACGTATGACATATTGCATCCCATGCTCGAGGGTGAGCTTCCCATTTCGCAATTCGCGGTCACCATGCAGCGCGAATTCTACCAGTATCCCGTGGGTGCTCTGCATCTGCGTTTCATCGTCAATCATGACAAGCATAAGGAAGACAATCCCGCGGTGACATGGCTCGGGGTGCGAGAATCACGCAGCTGCGCGGTGCTGGTGTCTCTGCTCCCCGGTGTGCCGCTGATTTACAACGGACAGGAAGTGGGCAACGACCGTCAGATCGGTCTCTTCGAGAAGGAGGTTATCGATTGGGAAGATGCGCATGGACTGAGGCCCTTCTACACGGAGCTGACCAGTGTGCGCCGCGAGCACGAAGTGCTGCGACGGGGTGAGTATCGCCCGCTCGCACTGGTGGGAAATGAGCAGGTGGTGGCGTACGTCCGTTCGTACGGGGGACGCGACATGGTCGTAGCGGTGAATCTTACCGACGAAGCTGCCCGTGTCGCCCTGCCGATGCCGGCCAACTGCGCGGGCGTCCCTGTCATGCTCGACGGCTGCAGGCTGCTTGATGAAGTGAAAGGAGAGTGGGAAATGGAGCCCTGGGGATACGTGGTTCTCAGGTAG